The genomic region GGGGCGATGCGGCCTTTGAGAAATTGCAAAAAGGGTAATTTTCCCCCTCGCACTCCGCAAAGGCCTCTGCTAAGGACAGCTCCGTTGCGGGTGTGGCGAAATTGGTAGACGCACCAGATTTAGGTTCTGGCGCCGCAAGGCGTGGGGGTTCAAGTCCCTCCACCCGCACCAAATCATGATAAATTTATGCGCTTTGACAATATTGGCGCAGCTCACTTTGGCCAAAGGCCACCCAAAGCGCGCAAGTAGCGCTTGTGCCGTGGGAAGCCCCAGATAAACAAACCTGAAAATCCAAAAATAATCAGGGCCCAAGCGGTTATATCCGCTAAAATTGTGCCAAAGCGTGTATCGACCCAACCCAGATTGTGGAAGGTTGATAAAAATCGACCCCAATAGATTTTGCGATGCAATCGGGTGCCATCAGGCGCAAAGGTTGTGCGGGTGAGACGGGTTTTGTGGTAGAAATGCCCTGTATCAGCGGCGACAATCACCTGTGCCCGTTCACCTAAAAACTGATAACCACGAAAGCCATGATAGGTGGTTTGTTTGGCATCTGTGATAACAAGATCGGGAAAGTGATCTTCCACCAAGGCCAGCGCCTGCGCCGCTGATAGCGGTGCGTCAAGCATGGCTT from Rhodobacterales bacterium HKCCA1288 harbors:
- a CDS encoding PepSY domain-containing protein, translating into MRVFRFIRTLHSWLGLLILPWIILFGFSGFYFNHQQAVLNILPSGEYDETALSEAMLDAPLSAAQALALVEDHFPDLVITDAKQTTYHGFRGYQFLGERAQVIVAADTGHFYHKTRLTRTTFAPDGTRLHRKIYWGRFLSTFHNLGWVDTRFGTILADITAWALIIFGFSGLFIWGFPRHKRYLRALGGLWPK